GCGGTTATTTCGGAAGCAGGTTTGAGGGAGAGACCGTCCCTGATCTCGGCAGGGTGCTCGAGTACATGAAGGGTAAGTCCCCGACCCTGGTTATAGAGGTAAAGAGTCCGGGCGAGCGTCCGGGCACACGAGAGCTGCTTGCGGAACTTATTAGAGAACACGGTATGGAAAAGGAAATAGCGGTCGTGTCGTTTGACGGCGAATGGGTCACTGAATTTGGCCGCATTATGCCCGACGTTACGCTGGGCGCTCTCTATATCTATCCCCTTCTCCCCCCGCCCGCAGAGGAGGTGAGATATCTAAGCGTGTTCTGGCCCTCGTACATTCTTGACCCGACTCTCGTTTGGAGGACACACAGAAGCGGTCATGAAGTCTGGGCGTGGAATGTGAATAATCACCTTGTGGCGCGGTTCCTTTCCTGGAAAGGCGTCGACGGTATAGTGCTCGACCGTCCGGGGTTATTGAGTGAGAATTAGGATAGAGCACCGGATCGCCAGCTAAGTATTGGGTTTGTCGCTATGACACTTCCTATGAGCTTATCGTGAACGGGTTGTTTACCTAATCTGCTAATTTACGGGACACTCTCAAATAACGCGCGATTTGAACGTATGGGCAACGTTCCTCTATTTAGTGACCGGAAAGCCGGTCTCCTCCCAACCCTTAATGCCTCCGTCCAGTTCATAAATATTCAAAAACCCCGTTTCCTCCATAATTTTGGAGGCGGCTTCGCTCCTCCTTCCCGAACGGCAGTGAACGAGATAGGTCTTCGACTTGTCGAGCTTGCCTACTTCGTCCTTAAATGAGTCGGATTTGTAGTCCAGGTTTAAGGAGTTTTCTATGTGCCCGTCGGAGTACTCTTCAGCAGTCCTCACATCCAGTATTATAAAGTCCGGGTTGTCCCTGTTTTTCTCTATTAGCATGTGGGCGCCCGTGGCGTTGACTTCCTTTATAGCCCGGGCGTCTTTTTGCCCGGCTCCCTCCGACTCATCGGCCTTTGTATATCGCGGGTAAATGAGAAGTAAAATTAAGGACGCAGCGAATAGTGTGTAAGAAACTTTTTTCATATTTTTTCTTCCTCTCCTGAATAATTTATTCTGTTAATTTATAAGTCTATCATAATCAAGAGTCGCCACCTCCTTCTAATTGCTCGGACTACTGGCAATTATTAAAGAGCGTAATTTCTCACCGGGGTTAAAATAGCGGTATGGAAGATTCGTATGTGCCCCCTGTCATTACTGTTTTTTCCTGCCCCATAGGCCTGTCCCCGGTTCATAAGCATTCCGCCTTCTTCAATTCGCTCTGGTTCCCGGCGCAGAATTTTTTAGGCCGTTTTTTGGAAATGGCAGGTATATTTAATTGAACCCGTCCTGCCGTATTTAGTACGTTTAGTCTCATGAGAGATTATAACGTACACAGGATATTAGAAAATATGGTTTCAGGCCGGGAATTCAAGGGATACGAGGTTTATGAGGTTCATACTCGCACAATAAAGAGGAGTATTATATAGTTAGCCTGTCGGATGGATACAAATGGAAATCAACCAGTCATTAAGGCTGCCCCGAAGAATTGCGGACAGTCTGAGAGTGCTTGTCAAGATTGTCGAAGCGGTTCATAAATCTTCTGACCTGAAGGAAATTTACGATATCGCGCTCGATCTCGTGGTGCAGCTCGACAAAGTGGATATGGCCTGCATCTACCTTGTGGACGAATCCTCAAATGAAGCCGTGCTGCAGGCTCACAGGGATTTCCCCGACGACTATATCAAGAGCGCGTCGCGAATCCCCCATCCGAAGGGTATCACCTGGAAGGTCGTAGAAACGGGCAAAATACTCAATATCGAAAACGCGCAGGCAAGCAAGGACATTGGCCCTGCCGGTATCAGAGCTGGGTACAACGGAATCCTCGGGGTGCCCGTAATGCTCGATGGTAAAGCCATAGGGGCAATATGGTTCGCGAGATATAAGGACGAAAAATTTACAACGACAGAAGTCGAGCTGCTCGCGACTATAGGGAACCAGATTGCGATCGCCATATCCAAAGTTAAGCAGACTCAGGAGCTTGAAAAGATAAACAAGAACCTCAGCATACTGAGCGCGATTACCGAGAAGGTCCACAGCTCGGTCGATCTCAAGCTGACTTACGACACGTTCCTTGAAATGACGAAAGATATAACGGTGTACGATATGATGTCTCTCTATCTGGTTGAGGAAGATGGGGACTCGAGGGAAGCCGTGCTTCAAATACACAGAGGCCTCACTGACGACTATCTGAAGAAGGCCGGCAGAATTCCCCATCCCGGGGGCATAACATGGCATGTAATCGAGTCCGGAGAACCTTTTTATTCCAATGATGCGTTGGACGGCAAAAATCCTGTCGGCCCGGCCGGATTGGCCCTCCGCCCGCAAGCATATCTTTCCATACCTCTTAAATCGGGCAGCAAAACAATGGGAGTTATTCATTTCGCGAGCACCGTAAACACCGCGTTCGACGAATATGACAGGGATTTCCTTATATCGCTCGGAAACCAGATAGGCACCGCAATAGCGAAGGCGAAAATGTTCGAAGAAGCCAGGGAGCATGCCAAGGAAATGCAGCTTCTTTACGAGGACCTGAAGTCCACGCAGGATCAATTGATTCAGTCCGAGAAGCTGGCGTCGCTCGGCCAGCTGGTCTCTAGCATTGCGCACGAAATAAACAATCCCCTCACTCCTATCTTGGGTTACTCGCATATGCTTATGACCAATGCCGAAACAGATGATGAAAAACGCCATAGATACTTTGAGGTGATAAATCAGTCCGCGGACAAGGTAAGGAGAATTGTAGAGAACCTGCTTTCATTCGCCAGGAAAGACAAGCCGACACGTGAGTTTGTGGACGTTAACAAAATTATCGAGAAAGCGGTTGAGTTCAGACAGTATCAGCTCGATCTTGAAAATATCGGAGTATCGATGGAGCTCGATCCCGATCTGCCCAACACTATGGCGGACGCCAACCAGCTTCAGCAGGTTTTTACCAATATAATACTAAATGCTTACCATGCTATTACTCACTCTCCTATCCGGCAGGGATCTCTTCAAATACGAACGGCCCCGGGGGACGAGGATGACATCAAGGTTATTATTTCCGACAACGGGCCCGGCATTTCCGGGGATATACTGAATAAAGTATTCGACCCGTTCTTCACTACCAACCCTACCGG
This is a stretch of genomic DNA from Deltaproteobacteria bacterium. It encodes these proteins:
- a CDS encoding rhodanese-like domain-containing protein codes for the protein MKKVSYTLFAASLILLLIYPRYTKADESEGAGQKDARAIKEVNATGAHMLIEKNRDNPDFIILDVRTAEEYSDGHIENSLNLDYKSDSFKDEVGKLDKSKTYLVHCRSGRRSEAASKIMEETGFLNIYELDGGIKGWEETGFPVTK
- a CDS encoding GAF domain-containing protein; this encodes MEINQSLRLPRRIADSLRVLVKIVEAVHKSSDLKEIYDIALDLVVQLDKVDMACIYLVDESSNEAVLQAHRDFPDDYIKSASRIPHPKGITWKVVETGKILNIENAQASKDIGPAGIRAGYNGILGVPVMLDGKAIGAIWFARYKDEKFTTTEVELLATIGNQIAIAISKVKQTQELEKINKNLSILSAITEKVHSSVDLKLTYDTFLEMTKDITVYDMMSLYLVEEDGDSREAVLQIHRGLTDDYLKKAGRIPHPGGITWHVIESGEPFYSNDALDGKNPVGPAGLALRPQAYLSIPLKSGSKTMGVIHFASTVNTAFDEYDRDFLISLGNQIGTAIAKAKMFEEAREHAKEMQLLYEDLKSTQDQLIQSEKLASLGQLVSSIAHEINNPLTPILGYSHMLMTNAETDDEKRHRYFEVINQSADKVRRIVENLLSFARKDKPTREFVDVNKIIEKAVEFRQYQLDLENIGVSMELDPDLPNTMADANQLQQVFTNIILNAYHAITHSPIRQGSLQIRTAPGDEDDIKVIISDNGPGISGDILNKVFDPFFTTNPTGVGTGLGLSVSYGIIKEHDGEIFVESEEGKGTTFTICLPVLDYGDYIGLDVGDIAPEEEAARSTLPNHGQKVLIVDDEELVTALISGILESDGYVVDLASNGEEALAKVDESDYLFIVCDIKMPQMNGKEFFKRLNGKNQRLARRILFITGDPSPETVGFIEETGNRFLPKPFKIEEFREAVSSLL
- a CDS encoding glycerophosphodiester phosphodiesterase family protein, which translates into the protein MCGFRDSSSAFLIISGFGFQNSKLTSETGLYVDEFRLYHVCVSTYNKKRGGLFPKILTIIAVLIVLNVILHFVFVNLTRQGGVYAISHRGAAGIAPENTMASIRAGAESGTTFIEIDVRLTADRAFVLMHDGTVDRTTGGTGYVRDLEWAYVKGLDAGGYFGSRFEGETVPDLGRVLEYMKGKSPTLVIEVKSPGERPGTRELLAELIREHGMEKEIAVVSFDGEWVTEFGRIMPDVTLGALYIYPLLPPPAEEVRYLSVFWPSYILDPTLVWRTHRSGHEVWAWNVNNHLVARFLSWKGVDGIVLDRPGLLSEN